Proteins from a genomic interval of Pseudoalteromonas sp. MEBiC 03607:
- a CDS encoding Na+/H+ antiporter NhaC family protein, whose protein sequence is MQPSFNRTKAKLSLLPLLVFVGLFLGAGLYLQSQGVDYAFYQLPAPVAILPAIMLAFILNKNTINHSVETFIKGAGHSNIITMCLIYLLAGAFSAVAGATGGVDAVVNAGLSLIPPALLLPGLFLIAAVVSTAMGTSMGTIGAIGPIAYAVAQKTGIDPSLMAGTIVSGAMFGDNLSIISDTTIAATRTQGCEMKDKFRENLKIALPAAALTIGLLFFLTPTAEAVKTQDFDILLVLPYAFILVLAVMGFNVFVVLFSGIIFAALMGFTGSYEGASFVKDVYKGFTDMQEIFLLSMFIGGLSEFIRINGGLDYIANKIQAITKVIAKWHRKVADQLGIAALVMTSNLCIANNTVSIIVAGPIAKKLADDGEITGKRSASLLDIFACVTQGSLPYGAQALLLGATFKISPWEVSTSSYYCFILAFTAVAVICLRRNKA, encoded by the coding sequence ATGCAGCCATCATTTAATAGAACAAAAGCAAAATTATCTTTGCTGCCGCTTTTGGTGTTTGTCGGCTTATTTTTAGGCGCTGGCTTATACTTACAATCTCAAGGTGTTGATTACGCTTTTTATCAATTACCTGCTCCAGTGGCAATTTTACCTGCCATCATGCTGGCGTTTATCTTAAATAAAAATACCATCAACCACAGTGTTGAAACCTTTATTAAAGGTGCTGGCCACAGCAATATCATCACGATGTGTTTGATATATCTTCTCGCTGGTGCGTTTTCTGCGGTTGCCGGTGCAACAGGTGGTGTTGATGCCGTTGTTAATGCAGGTTTATCACTTATTCCGCCAGCATTATTACTACCGGGATTATTTTTAATCGCCGCTGTTGTGTCGACTGCAATGGGTACTTCAATGGGTACTATTGGTGCTATTGGTCCGATTGCTTATGCCGTCGCCCAAAAAACAGGTATTGATCCATCACTGATGGCTGGCACGATTGTATCGGGTGCCATGTTTGGTGATAACTTATCAATCATCTCTGACACAACGATTGCTGCAACCCGCACGCAAGGCTGTGAAATGAAAGATAAATTCCGCGAAAATCTAAAAATTGCACTGCCTGCTGCAGCATTAACAATCGGTTTGTTATTTTTCTTAACACCTACTGCGGAAGCTGTAAAAACTCAAGACTTCGATATTTTATTAGTATTGCCTTATGCCTTTATCTTGGTACTCGCGGTAATGGGCTTTAACGTATTTGTGGTGCTATTTAGCGGTATTATCTTTGCTGCACTCATGGGCTTTACTGGCAGCTATGAAGGGGCGAGTTTTGTTAAAGATGTTTATAAAGGCTTTACCGATATGCAGGAAATTTTCTTGCTATCGATGTTTATTGGCGGCCTTTCAGAATTTATCCGTATTAATGGTGGTCTTGATTATATTGCTAATAAAATTCAAGCAATTACTAAAGTTATCGCTAAATGGCACCGTAAAGTTGCGGATCAATTAGGGATTGCAGCCCTCGTTATGACCAGCAACCTATGTATTGCTAATAATACGGTATCAATTATTGTTGCAGGCCCAATTGCTAAAAAATTAGCGGATGATGGCGAAATTACAGGTAAGCGTTCAGCAAGCTTGCTTGATATTTTTGCTTGTGTAACACAAGGCTCACTGCCTTATGGCGCACAAGCGCTATTGTTGGGTGCTACTTTTAAAATTAGCCCATGGGAAGTATCAACATCATCTTATTATTGTTTTATTCTTGCTTTTACTGCAGTAGCGGTAATTTGCTTACGTCGGAATAAAGCATAA
- a CDS encoding outer membrane protein OmpK, protein MNLKKILSVAALCAVSTSGYAANWSSTQLHVNNGEHKNPFSLTKSNTTVVSLQHASGYDYGDNFFFIDYSNDDRQDGYQDKDFYGEWYSTFSLSKISGNDFSYGAIADVGLTAGFNAAGDAKVLKYLPGVKLSWQAPGFSFLSTLFTAYIDDSEGVARGGAPTESNSWMIDVAWGYPFTIGSQKFNVTGHVEYIAERENEFGEDVKAWILAQPIITWDLGHAMSMKENTLLLGLEWQYWHNKLGTDTTESVPQLHVEWTF, encoded by the coding sequence ATGAACTTGAAAAAGATCCTTTCTGTTGCTGCGCTATGTGCAGTAAGTACTTCAGGCTATGCCGCTAATTGGAGCTCTACGCAATTACACGTTAATAACGGTGAACACAAAAATCCGTTTTCATTAACTAAGTCAAATACCACGGTTGTTTCATTGCAACATGCTTCTGGTTACGACTATGGCGATAACTTCTTTTTTATTGATTACAGCAATGACGACCGTCAAGATGGCTATCAAGACAAAGACTTTTATGGCGAGTGGTATTCAACATTTAGCTTATCAAAAATCTCTGGCAATGACTTTTCATACGGCGCAATTGCCGATGTAGGCTTAACAGCAGGTTTTAATGCAGCGGGTGACGCAAAAGTACTGAAATATTTACCCGGTGTAAAATTGAGCTGGCAAGCTCCGGGCTTTAGCTTTTTATCTACCCTATTCACCGCTTACATTGATGACAGTGAAGGCGTAGCACGTGGTGGCGCACCAACTGAATCAAACAGCTGGATGATTGATGTTGCATGGGGTTACCCATTTACTATTGGCTCACAAAAGTTCAATGTAACAGGTCATGTTGAATACATCGCTGAACGTGAAAATGAATTTGGTGAAGATGTAAAAGCGTGGATTCTAGCACAGCCAATCATTACTTGGGATTTAGGTCATGCAATGAGCATGAAAGAAAATACGCTACTGCTAGGTCTTGAGTGGCAATACTGGCACAACAAGCTAGGTACAGACACTACTGAGTCAGTACCACAACTTCACGTTGAGTGGACGTTTTAA
- the recN gene encoding DNA repair protein RecN: MLIGLEIKNFAIVSNLSTEWHNGMTAITGETGAGKSIAIDALSLCLGERADAAAVRPGSERAEICAEFDISQLPLAQQFLEQHLLSNNDGECLLRRVICKNGRSKSYINGSSVTAAQLKELGQYLISIHGQHAHQHLLKSEHQLHLLDAYAGHNQLLTDVKERYKAYQALLKEFNHLEQQQQQQAAQKQLLEYQVAELDEFALQPGEFEEIEAEHHKLSHSQTILESCQRELQHLYESDELSACSMLQHSAQQFAELASYDESLSSIAALLSEAAVQVEEASREIRSYVDVTDLDPARLDEVETRLTGIMDLARKHHIKPEELVEFHQSISEELASISYNSDRLGALESEIDDALEQYKQAAQLLSESRHSYAQTLNQLISDSMANLSMENGKFAIDIQQATDKAPSSMGFDMVSFLVSTNPGQPMQALSKVASGGELSRISLAIQVIIAQRVTTPTLIFDEVDVGISGPTASAVGKLLRQLGKSTQVICVTHLPQVASSGHQQFFVAKEIADGETYTQMNKLTKEGRIDEIARLLAGDNISKMARANAKELINAHA, from the coding sequence ATGTTAATTGGGTTAGAAATTAAAAATTTTGCCATCGTCAGTAACTTGAGTACTGAGTGGCACAATGGCATGACCGCCATTACAGGTGAAACCGGCGCAGGTAAATCAATTGCCATCGACGCGCTATCATTGTGCCTTGGTGAACGAGCTGATGCAGCTGCGGTTCGCCCAGGCTCTGAACGCGCAGAGATCTGCGCTGAGTTTGATATTAGCCAACTTCCGCTCGCCCAACAGTTTTTAGAACAGCATTTACTTTCAAATAACGACGGCGAGTGTTTGCTGCGTCGAGTTATTTGTAAAAATGGCCGCAGCAAAAGCTATATTAATGGCAGCTCAGTAACCGCTGCGCAATTAAAAGAGTTAGGTCAGTATTTAATTTCAATTCATGGTCAACATGCCCATCAGCACTTGTTAAAGTCTGAGCATCAATTACATTTACTTGATGCTTATGCAGGCCACAACCAGCTATTAACTGATGTTAAAGAGCGCTACAAAGCTTACCAAGCATTACTTAAAGAGTTTAATCATTTAGAGCAGCAGCAACAGCAACAAGCAGCTCAAAAGCAGTTATTAGAGTATCAGGTGGCTGAACTTGATGAATTTGCTTTACAGCCGGGTGAATTTGAGGAGATTGAAGCTGAGCATCACAAACTAAGTCATAGCCAAACTATCTTAGAGTCATGCCAGCGTGAGCTACAACACTTATACGAAAGTGACGAGCTAAGTGCTTGTTCAATGTTGCAACACAGTGCGCAGCAATTTGCTGAGCTTGCTAGTTATGATGAAAGTTTATCGAGCATTGCAGCGCTACTTAGCGAGGCTGCTGTACAAGTTGAAGAAGCAAGCCGTGAAATTCGTAGTTATGTTGATGTAACTGACTTAGACCCCGCTCGCTTAGATGAAGTTGAAACACGGTTAACAGGTATTATGGACCTTGCCCGCAAGCACCATATAAAACCAGAAGAGTTAGTTGAGTTTCATCAATCTATCAGTGAAGAGTTAGCATCAATCAGCTATAACAGTGACCGTTTAGGTGCGCTTGAAAGTGAAATTGATGATGCGCTTGAGCAATACAAACAGGCAGCACAATTATTAAGTGAAAGCCGTCATAGTTACGCACAAACACTTAACCAATTAATTAGCGATAGCATGGCGAACTTATCGATGGAAAATGGCAAGTTTGCGATTGATATTCAGCAAGCCACCGATAAAGCACCAAGCTCAATGGGCTTTGATATGGTTTCGTTTTTAGTATCAACTAACCCAGGTCAACCAATGCAAGCACTTTCTAAGGTGGCCTCGGGTGGTGAACTATCACGTATTAGTTTAGCGATTCAGGTTATTATTGCTCAACGTGTTACAACGCCAACACTAATTTTCGATGAAGTCGATGTGGGTATTTCTGGCCCAACCGCTTCAGCCGTTGGAAAACTTTTACGCCAACTCGGTAAATCGACACAAGTTATTTGTGTAACTCACTTGCCGCAAGTAGCAAGCTCTGGGCATCAACAATTTTTTGTTGCAAAAGAAATTGCAGACGGCGAAACCTATACGCAAATGAATAAGCTTACAAAAGAAGGCCGTATTGATGAAATAGCCCGACTACTCGCTGGCGATAACATCAGTAAAATGGCAAGAGCCAATGCAAAAGAGCTCATAAACGCGCATGCCTAA
- the carA gene encoding glutamine-hydrolyzing carbamoyl-phosphate synthase small subunit: MTKSALLVLEDGTVFRGTAIGADGMSVGEVVFNTSMTGYQEILTDPSYAEQIVTLTYPHIGNTGTNSEDEEAGQIWAKGLVIRDLPLLASNFRNEQSLSDYLKERNILGIADIDTRKLTRILRDKGAQNGCIIAGDELDEKKALEAAQAFPGLKGMDLAKVVSTKEKFEWRESSWTLGSGFKTLEAADEKFHVVAYDFGVKRNILRMLVDRGCKLTVVPAQTSAEDVLALNPDGIFLSNGPGDPEPCTYAIEAIKTFLETDTPIFGICLGHQLLALASGAQTVKMKFGHHGGNHPVKDLDRNVVMITAQNHGFAADEATLPANLRATHVSLFDGTLQGIHRTDKPAFSFQGHPEASPGPHDAAPLFDHFIDLMQARSN, from the coding sequence TTGACTAAATCCGCTCTGTTAGTCCTAGAAGACGGCACAGTGTTTCGCGGTACTGCAATCGGCGCTGACGGCATGTCAGTGGGCGAAGTAGTATTCAATACGTCTATGACTGGTTATCAAGAAATTTTGACTGACCCTTCATACGCGGAACAAATCGTAACTTTGACGTACCCACATATCGGTAATACGGGTACTAACAGCGAAGACGAAGAAGCGGGTCAAATCTGGGCTAAAGGCCTAGTGATCCGTGATTTGCCACTGCTAGCAAGTAATTTCCGTAACGAGCAATCGTTAAGTGATTACTTAAAAGAACGCAATATCTTAGGTATTGCAGACATCGACACTCGTAAATTAACACGTATCTTACGTGATAAAGGCGCTCAAAATGGTTGTATCATCGCGGGCGACGAGTTAGATGAGAAAAAAGCGCTTGAAGCTGCGCAAGCCTTCCCAGGCTTAAAAGGCATGGATTTAGCAAAAGTTGTCTCAACCAAGGAAAAATTTGAGTGGCGTGAATCAAGCTGGACATTAGGTTCAGGCTTTAAAACGCTAGAAGCAGCAGACGAGAAGTTCCACGTTGTTGCTTATGACTTCGGTGTTAAACGTAATATCTTACGTATGTTAGTAGACCGCGGTTGTAAATTAACCGTAGTGCCTGCACAAACATCAGCAGAAGACGTATTAGCACTTAACCCAGACGGTATCTTCTTATCAAATGGCCCAGGTGATCCTGAGCCGTGTACATACGCGATTGAAGCAATTAAAACTTTCCTTGAAACAGACACGCCAATTTTTGGTATTTGTTTAGGTCACCAATTACTTGCTCTTGCCTCAGGTGCACAAACAGTAAAAATGAAGTTCGGTCACCACGGTGGTAACCACCCAGTTAAAGATCTTGACCGCAATGTTGTTATGATCACAGCGCAAAACCACGGTTTCGCAGCTGATGAAGCAACATTACCAGCGAATTTACGTGCAACGCACGTTTCACTATTCGATGGCACGCTACAAGGTATTCACCGCACAGATAAACCAGCATTTAGCTTCCAAGGTCACCCAGAAGCAAGCCCTGGTCCACACGACGCGGCACCATTATTCGACCACTTCATCGATTTGATGCAAGCACGTTCAAACTAA
- a CDS encoding M48 family metallopeptidase, translating into MKKLLMAVLATAVLAGCKTSPTGRTQIALYSDQQMNQMGQASFAEMKKTQPVNKDPRVNSYVKCIADDVISVLPNEYAKQSWEVVVFEDDSANAFALPGGYIGVHTGLLKVAVNQDQLATVLGHEVAHVIAEHSNERVSQNALLQTGLQVGGAALDMGNVQYRGEIMQALGLGAQYGVVLPFSRSHESEADIVGLDLMAKAGFNPEQSVSLWQNMSAAGSSGTPEFMSTHPAPGNRIKELQKHMSDALKAQQAARAKGKTPQCKL; encoded by the coding sequence ATGAAAAAGTTATTGATGGCAGTGTTAGCTACCGCTGTTTTAGCTGGTTGTAAAACCTCACCAACAGGACGCACGCAAATTGCGCTTTACTCTGATCAACAAATGAATCAAATGGGACAAGCCAGTTTTGCAGAAATGAAAAAAACGCAGCCTGTTAATAAAGACCCACGAGTTAATAGCTATGTTAAGTGTATTGCCGATGATGTAATTTCTGTACTGCCAAATGAGTATGCAAAACAGTCTTGGGAAGTTGTAGTATTTGAAGACGATTCTGCAAATGCATTCGCCTTACCGGGTGGTTATATCGGGGTTCATACTGGTTTATTAAAAGTAGCGGTAAACCAAGACCAACTTGCTACTGTTTTAGGTCATGAAGTTGCACACGTGATAGCTGAGCATTCAAATGAACGTGTTTCACAGAATGCACTTTTACAAACTGGCTTACAAGTTGGTGGTGCAGCACTTGATATGGGGAATGTGCAATATCGAGGCGAAATCATGCAGGCTTTGGGTTTAGGCGCACAATATGGGGTGGTATTACCATTTAGTCGCTCACATGAATCAGAGGCAGATATTGTAGGTCTAGATTTAATGGCAAAAGCAGGATTTAACCCAGAGCAATCAGTATCTCTTTGGCAAAATATGAGTGCAGCAGGTAGTAGTGGTACACCCGAGTTTATGTCGACTCACCCAGCTCCGGGTAACCGAATTAAAGAGCTTCAAAAGCACATGTCAGATGCATTAAAAGCTCAACAAGCGGCCAGAGCGAAAGGGAAAACCCCGCAGTGTAAATTATGA
- a CDS encoding HrcA family transcriptional regulator produces the protein MKLNPRDQQIFSAVMSLYCNGEGLPVASSRIAKQKGMAVCSATVRNAMARLEKEGLLYSPHTSAGRVPTNEGFEYWLSEFFELPQIATYWQPQQAQLVELAHGLSQRYKVCCCVGLPQVSSQLVFRVEVLDFDASNWLILLLDRAGQSHNICITKPEDSSDAVRYQFATWLNTVFSQQTLMEGLYRMQAMANTAPHNCHDSLTQWTRQLSQKLGSDNSIVVGENYLYRQVDCQTSLNIGVSFLNFVEDKLAFKNGLSVLNTEQLPFTDCDELMVISVPYFNNQEYQSRFCVICPKSAQIEAIIQEFELIGSSAS, from the coding sequence ATGAAATTAAATCCGCGTGACCAACAAATATTTTCAGCAGTAATGAGCCTTTATTGTAATGGTGAAGGGTTGCCTGTTGCTTCATCACGAATTGCTAAACAAAAAGGCATGGCTGTGTGCTCAGCTACGGTGCGTAATGCGATGGCACGTCTCGAAAAAGAGGGCTTATTATATTCACCTCATACATCTGCTGGCCGTGTACCCACCAATGAAGGGTTTGAATATTGGCTGTCAGAGTTTTTTGAGTTACCGCAAATTGCAACTTATTGGCAACCACAGCAAGCCCAGCTTGTTGAATTAGCTCATGGCTTGAGTCAGCGTTACAAGGTCTGTTGTTGTGTTGGCTTGCCACAGGTAAGTTCACAACTGGTTTTCCGTGTTGAAGTACTTGATTTTGATGCTAGCAACTGGCTTATTTTGTTGCTTGATAGAGCAGGGCAAAGCCACAATATTTGTATCACTAAACCTGAAGATTCAAGTGATGCTGTGCGTTATCAATTTGCGACTTGGCTAAACACGGTGTTCAGTCAACAAACCCTGATGGAAGGATTGTATCGCATGCAGGCGATGGCCAATACTGCACCGCATAATTGTCATGATTCACTCACACAATGGACAAGACAGTTAAGTCAAAAACTGGGCTCTGATAATAGCATTGTGGTGGGCGAAAATTATCTTTATCGCCAAGTTGATTGCCAAACCAGTCTTAATATTGGAGTATCATTTTTAAATTTCGTTGAAGATAAGTTGGCATTTAAAAATGGTTTATCGGTTCTTAATACAGAACAACTACCATTTACTGATTGTGATGAGCTAATGGTTATCAGCGTTCCATACTTTAATAACCAAGAATATCAGAGTCGATTTTGTGTTATTTGTCCAAAATCAGCACAAATAGAAGCAATCATCCAAGAATTTGAGTTAATCGGCTCATCAGCCTCTTGA
- the nadK gene encoding NAD(+) kinase produces the protein MDSPFKTIGLIGKPNHSAAATTLQRLHTFLLALGFEVLVEQRTGRQLDNVPAENLVKLVDLGERADLAIVVGGDGNMLGAARVLARFDVAVIGVNRGNLGFLTDLNPEGFEASLEHVLSGQFIEEKRFLLEVEVYRHAELKSANLAVNEAVLHADKVAHMIEFEAFINNDFVFSQRSDGLIVSTPTGSTAYSLSGGGPILTPELNAISLVPMFPHTLSSRPLVVDADNEVRLKLSLENTDSLQVSCDSHVVLAVLPGDEVVIKKADKHLRLIHPKDYSYYDVLRKKLNWGSRLF, from the coding sequence ATGGATTCACCGTTCAAGACCATAGGTTTGATTGGCAAACCTAATCACAGCGCCGCAGCCACGACCCTGCAACGCCTTCATACTTTTTTACTTGCCTTAGGCTTTGAAGTGCTCGTCGAGCAACGAACTGGACGCCAACTTGACAACGTACCAGCAGAAAACTTAGTTAAGTTAGTTGATTTAGGTGAGCGGGCAGATTTAGCCATTGTTGTTGGCGGCGATGGAAACATGCTTGGTGCTGCTCGCGTTCTTGCGCGCTTTGATGTTGCAGTTATTGGTGTAAACAGAGGTAACTTAGGCTTTTTAACTGATTTAAACCCAGAAGGTTTTGAAGCAAGTCTTGAACACGTCCTGAGCGGACAATTTATCGAAGAAAAACGCTTTTTATTAGAAGTTGAAGTCTATCGTCATGCCGAACTTAAGAGTGCGAATTTGGCGGTTAATGAAGCTGTTCTCCATGCCGATAAAGTTGCCCATATGATTGAGTTTGAAGCCTTTATTAACAACGATTTTGTGTTCTCACAGCGCTCAGACGGCTTAATTGTCTCAACACCAACAGGCTCAACTGCTTATTCATTATCGGGTGGCGGGCCTATTCTAACACCTGAGCTGAACGCAATTTCATTAGTACCAATGTTCCCACATACTTTATCAAGTCGTCCCCTAGTGGTTGATGCCGATAACGAAGTGCGCTTAAAGCTCAGCCTCGAAAATACCGACAGTCTGCAAGTAAGCTGCGACAGTCATGTGGTTTTGGCGGTATTGCCCGGAGATGAAGTGGTTATCAAAAAAGCCGATAAACACTTGCGCTTAATTCACCCTAAAGACTATTCCTACTATGATGTTTTGAGAAAAAAACTTAATTGGGGAAGTCGGCTATTTTAA
- a CDS encoding Bcr/CflA family efflux MFS transporter encodes MPSPEILNKRILLPLLASIVAITPLAIDLYLPAMLVIANDLQTTMPNVQISLSIYLAGYALGMLFFGPIADELGRRLLAKVGLSLFGISSLALAFCQNIELFWSLRAIQAFTGAAATVVVPGIIRHIYRENTAKGMSYVSMIMMVAPLIAPTLGSLIMGISTWQVIFIVLAGYSFTILALVQIHLIDIPIFKSKQRGLALFFNSYKTVFSRRSALADIASSMFASFAFFCFLTSVPYVYLDFFKVDEQLFGVLFAFNVLALMFGNFMNTRLVPRLGSRKLLFIGLAIGFVSGAALLLFSVMHLSLYFIVAAIAPLMMSLGIVASNADSLILMQFEEKSGTATAVIGTLRFGSGALVGPILAFVHPQSAIPFSAMMFSALILILLVQLWHRKRYQSS; translated from the coding sequence ATGCCTTCCCCAGAGATTTTAAATAAACGCATTTTATTACCGTTACTGGCAAGTATTGTTGCAATTACCCCTCTTGCCATAGATTTATACCTACCTGCAATGCTGGTAATTGCAAACGACTTGCAAACGACGATGCCAAATGTGCAAATTTCACTAAGCATTTATCTTGCAGGTTACGCCCTTGGCATGTTGTTTTTTGGTCCAATTGCCGATGAGCTTGGCAGACGACTACTTGCTAAAGTAGGCTTAAGTTTATTTGGTATTAGCTCATTGGCTCTGGCATTTTGCCAAAATATTGAATTGTTTTGGTCTTTACGAGCCATTCAAGCTTTTACCGGTGCTGCTGCGACGGTTGTAGTGCCCGGGATCATTCGCCATATTTACCGCGAAAATACCGCTAAAGGTATGTCGTATGTGTCTATGATTATGATGGTGGCTCCACTGATAGCCCCTACCCTTGGCTCACTCATTATGGGCATCTCAACCTGGCAGGTTATTTTTATCGTTCTAGCAGGCTATAGCTTTACAATTTTAGCCTTAGTCCAAATACATTTGATCGATATTCCTATATTTAAAAGTAAACAGCGCGGTTTAGCATTGTTTTTCAATAGTTATAAAACCGTATTTTCACGTCGCAGCGCCCTTGCTGATATTGCCAGCTCGATGTTTGCCTCGTTTGCATTCTTCTGTTTTTTAACATCGGTACCTTATGTATATCTCGATTTTTTTAAAGTAGATGAGCAATTGTTCGGTGTGTTATTCGCTTTTAATGTATTAGCGCTGATGTTTGGTAACTTTATGAATACGCGCTTGGTGCCACGTTTGGGCTCTCGTAAACTTTTGTTTATTGGCCTTGCTATTGGTTTTGTTTCTGGCGCTGCCTTACTGTTGTTCAGTGTGATGCATTTATCGCTGTATTTTATCGTAGCCGCTATCGCCCCGCTGATGATGAGTTTAGGTATTGTAGCGAGTAATGCAGACTCATTGATTCTCATGCAATTTGAAGAAAAGTCAGGTACTGCAACAGCTGTTATTGGTACACTGAGATTCGGTAGTGGTGCTTTAGTTGGACCTATCCTTGCTTTTGTTCATCCACAAAGTGCTATTCCATTTTCTGCGATGATGTTCAGCGCACTGATACTGATATTACTTGTACAGCTTTGGCATCGAAAACGATACCAATCGAGTTAA
- the grpE gene encoding nucleotide exchange factor GrpE, whose protein sequence is MSEQTKSPEQEVELNEEFEQMQADVDAAVEAAEQVEGEEMSPEAEIALLHSELEAAKQTINDQKDSVVRAAADVENMRRRAAQDVEKAHKFALEKFANELLPVIDNLERAIEFSDKENEQLKPVLEGIEMTVKSFNDAVSKFGVEIVNPQGEQFNPEFHQAMSIQPSNDVAPNTVLAVMQKGYTLNGRLLRPAMVMVSKEAE, encoded by the coding sequence ATGTCTGAGCAGACAAAATCACCAGAGCAAGAAGTTGAACTAAACGAAGAATTTGAACAAATGCAAGCGGATGTTGATGCAGCCGTTGAAGCAGCAGAGCAAGTTGAAGGCGAAGAAATGAGCCCTGAAGCAGAAATCGCGCTACTGCACAGCGAGTTAGAAGCTGCTAAGCAAACTATAAACGATCAAAAAGACAGTGTTGTTCGTGCTGCAGCAGATGTTGAGAACATGCGTCGTCGTGCCGCTCAAGATGTAGAAAAAGCACATAAGTTTGCACTTGAAAAATTTGCTAACGAATTACTACCTGTTATCGATAACCTAGAGCGTGCAATTGAGTTTTCTGATAAAGAAAATGAACAGCTTAAACCTGTGCTTGAAGGTATCGAAATGACCGTTAAGAGTTTTAATGATGCGGTATCAAAATTCGGTGTTGAAATTGTTAACCCACAGGGTGAACAATTTAACCCTGAATTCCATCAAGCAATGTCAATTCAGCCAAGCAATGATGTAGCGCCTAATACTGTTCTTGCAGTAATGCAGAAAGGTTACACATTAAATGGCCGTTTATTACGCCCTGCAATGGTTATGGTATCTAAAGAAGCTGAATAA
- the dapB gene encoding 4-hydroxy-tetrahydrodipicolinate reductase yields MNRIGVFGANGRMGLALLEAVTKKEDATLTGAYVRDNSPLLDIAVNQLNSAATADVSFSKESDVKDTDVLIDFTLPAGMRSHLKTAVEKNIAMVIGTTGLNQDDIDALNEAAKHIPIVFARNYSVGVNLLLNLVQTAAVKFGDDMDIEIFEAHHRHKIDAPSGTALAIGEAIAEAKGWQHDEVARFDRSNDEHAKSQNEIGYSVMRGGDIVGEHTAYFATSGERLELTHKASSRMTFALGAVRAAGWLKNKPAGLYDMQDVLDLK; encoded by the coding sequence ATGAATCGTATAGGTGTATTTGGTGCAAACGGCCGTATGGGGCTGGCACTTTTAGAAGCTGTCACAAAAAAAGAAGATGCAACTTTAACGGGCGCGTATGTTCGTGACAACTCGCCACTTTTAGATATTGCCGTTAATCAATTAAACAGTGCCGCAACAGCTGATGTGTCATTTAGTAAAGAGTCAGATGTAAAAGATACTGATGTGCTGATTGATTTTACCTTACCGGCAGGTATGCGTAGTCATTTAAAAACAGCCGTAGAAAAAAATATCGCGATGGTAATTGGTACCACGGGTCTTAATCAAGACGACATTGATGCTTTAAATGAAGCAGCAAAGCATATTCCGATTGTTTTTGCGCGCAATTATAGCGTAGGTGTGAATTTACTGCTTAACTTAGTGCAGACTGCGGCTGTGAAGTTTGGCGATGACATGGACATCGAAATATTTGAAGCTCATCATCGTCACAAAATTGATGCACCTTCGGGCACCGCGCTGGCAATTGGTGAAGCGATTGCTGAGGCAAAAGGCTGGCAACACGATGAAGTTGCACGATTTGACAGAAGCAATGACGAACATGCAAAATCGCAAAATGAAATAGGTTATTCGGTCATGAGAGGCGGGGATATAGTAGGTGAACACACCGCATATTTCGCAACTTCTGGCGAAAGGCTAGAATTAACTCATAAAGCAAGTTCAAGAATGACCTTTGCATTAGGAGCTGTAAGAGCTGCGGGCTGGTTGAAAAATAAACCAGCTGGACTTTATGATATGCAAGATGTGCTTGACTTGAAGTAG